One genomic region from Podarcis raffonei isolate rPodRaf1 chromosome 16, rPodRaf1.pri, whole genome shotgun sequence encodes:
- the LOC128404182 gene encoding serum amyloid P-component-like — MEIFHPFLLILAVLLGSLGQEDLERKVFIFPESSDTSHVVLKATSQQPLTSFTICLRSYTDMTRAHTLFSYATKTSDNEIVIFKSKTNEYSLYVGTADVIFFFPEKLVSEPSWEQICMSWESDTGLVEFWLDGQPFPRNGMMKGHVISPEASIVLGQDQDSFGGGFDINQSFVGELTDVYMWDRVLSGDEMCLVWDNHVPSNPIINWRSLNYVMRGYTVLKPYLFSNCRAE; from the exons ATGGAGATCTTCCATCCCTTTCTCCTCATCCTTGCTGTCCTGCTGGGATCTCTTGGCCAGGAAG ATCTTGAAAGGAAGGTCTTCATATTCCCGGAATCATCCGACACCAGCCACGTGGTTTTGAAGGCCACCTCACAGCAGCCTTTGACCAGCTTCACCATCTGCCTGAGATCCTACACGGACATGACCCGGGCTCACACCCTATTCTCTTACGCAACCAAGACGAGTGACAACGAGATCGTGATCTTCAAATCCAAAACCAACGAGTACAGCCTTTATGTGGGGACTGCAGATGTgattttcttcttcccagaaaagCTGGTTTCAGAACCTAGCTGGGAGCAGATCTGTATGAGTTGGGAATCTGACACAGGATTAGTGGAGTTCTGGCTTGATGGGCAACCTTTTCCCCGAAACGGTATGATGAAAGGTCATGTTATAAGTCCAGAGGCATCGATTGTCCTGGGGCAAGATCAGGATTCCTTTGGGGGTGGCTTTGATATCAACCAGTCCTTTGTAGGGGAGCTCACAGATGTGTACATGTGGGACCGGGTGCTGTCTGGGGACGAAATGTGCCTTGTCTGGGACAACCATGTTCCTTCCAACCCAATAATTAACTGGAGATCGTTAAATTATGTCATGAGAGGCTACACTGTTCTTAAGCCCTACCTGTTTTCCAACTGTAGAGCTGAGTAG